The Halofilum ochraceum genome segment CCCAAACCGTACGCGGCCAGGGTCCGGCCCACCGCTTCATCGTGGCGCCACGCGCACGACATGAAACTCGTCTCGAAGCTGAACGAGCCCGGCGTACGGCGTTTCCTCCTGCTCGCGCAGATCATCGTCGCTCCGGTGGGGCTGGTCACCCTGCTCTACCTGCTGATCGAGGAACTGCCACTGGTCGCGCTGCGTGAGGCGGCCATCGCCGTCACCGCTTCCTTCGCGGTCGCGATGCTCGGGTACGGCCTGTTCGCGATCCGCCTGGCGTGGATCCTCGACGCCTTCTCGATCCGATTGCGGCGGGCGAGCCTGTGGCGTATCCACCTGACATCGCTTTTTTATTACTTCTTCCTCCCGGCCGGTGTCGGCTACGACCTTTCCAAGGTCGCGAAGATCTCCCTGCAGGCCCGTGACACGGCGGCCTGGCACGTAACGGCGGCTGTCGCCGCGGAACGCGTGGCGGGTGGTGCGGGCATTTTCCTGCTGTTACTCGGCACCCTGCCGTTCACCCGGCTTGCACCGGACAGCCGCCTCGAATGGCTGACGGCCCCGGCATGGGTCTGGCTCTTACTGCTCCTGGCGGCTGGCGCCACCATCTGGTTCATCGGCCTCATCGCCCGACGCACGGGCGCCTATCGAGTCGCACCACTGATCCCGGCAGTGATCGTCTCGGCGTTGGCGCATCTGCTCGTCGCGGTGGCGATCTGGTTCGTGAGCCAGGCATTGGGCATACCGGCCACCTTTGCCGAGATCGTCGTGGCGCTCGCCGCAACGCTGTTGCTCCAGCTGGTGCCGGTCAACCTGTTCGGCGTAACCCTGGGAGAAGTCGCCGCGGTCACGGTCTATCTCGCCTATGGACTCGAGCGCCCCGAGGCCCTGCTGCTGGCGACGGTCGCCTATTCGCACCGCCTGTTGCCGGCCATGGTCGGCGGGCTCATCGAAGGCGGCAATGCACTCTGGCAACTGCGCCACTCGGTAGCCCCGGGCCGCGCGCTGGATGGCACCGGCAAGGGGGACCGGTATGTCGGCTGAGTGCTATCCCGCGTGGATCCGCGCACTGCTTGATCCCGGTCCTTATCCGCATCCCGTGGATCAGGTCGAGGTGGTGGAGACGCATATCTCCTGGGTGCTGCTCGCAGGGGCGCATGCCTACAAGTTCAAGAAACCGGTCGATTTCGGCTTTGTCGATTTCACCACCCTGGAGCGCCGGCGCTTCTTCTGCCAGGAGGAACTGCGTCGCAACCAGCCACTCGCGGCAGAGATCTATGAGGCCGTCATCGCCGTCTGCGGTGACCCCGCCAGTCCACAGCTGTACGAAGATGGCCATGAGCCCGGCGAGGCGTTCGAATTCGGCGTGCGGATGCGGCGTTTCGACAGCGACGCACGACTCGATCACCGGCTCGC includes the following:
- a CDS encoding lysylphosphatidylglycerol synthase domain-containing protein, with protein sequence MKLVSKLNEPGVRRFLLLAQIIVAPVGLVTLLYLLIEELPLVALREAAIAVTASFAVAMLGYGLFAIRLAWILDAFSIRLRRASLWRIHLTSLFYYFFLPAGVGYDLSKVAKISLQARDTAAWHVTAAVAAERVAGGAGIFLLLLGTLPFTRLAPDSRLEWLTAPAWVWLLLLLAAGATIWFIGLIARRTGAYRVAPLIPAVIVSALAHLLVAVAIWFVSQALGIPATFAEIVVALAATLLLQLVPVNLFGVTLGEVAAVTVYLAYGLERPEALLLATVAYSHRLLPAMVGGLIEGGNALWQLRHSVAPGRALDGTGKGDRYVG